A single window of Achromobacter xylosoxidans DNA harbors:
- the pdxJ gene encoding pyridoxine 5'-phosphate synthase has translation MIELGVNIDHVATLRQQRHTTYPDPVAAALRAEDAGADLITLHLREDRRHIQDADVYAIRPRLRTRMNLECAVTPEMLEIACAVKPNDVCLVPEKRTELTTEGGLEVAGALSAVTDAVGLLTETGIRVSLFIDPDPAQIEAAARAGAPVIELHTGAYAEAEGEAAQAELERIRVAVAEGLRHGLRVNAGHGLHYGNVKPVAALDGISELNIGHAIVAQAVFDGWEKAVRDMKALMVQARLEALRGR, from the coding sequence ATGATAGAACTTGGTGTAAACATCGATCATGTCGCGACCCTGCGGCAGCAGCGTCACACGACCTATCCCGACCCGGTCGCGGCGGCGCTGCGCGCCGAGGACGCCGGCGCCGACCTGATCACGCTGCATCTGCGCGAAGACCGCCGCCACATCCAGGACGCCGACGTCTACGCCATCCGGCCGCGGTTGCGCACCCGCATGAACCTGGAATGCGCGGTGACGCCGGAAATGCTGGAGATCGCCTGCGCGGTCAAGCCCAATGACGTCTGCCTGGTGCCGGAAAAACGCACCGAGCTGACCACCGAGGGCGGGCTGGAAGTGGCCGGCGCCTTGTCGGCGGTGACGGACGCGGTCGGCCTGCTGACCGAGACCGGCATCCGCGTGTCGCTGTTCATCGACCCCGATCCCGCGCAGATCGAAGCCGCTGCCCGCGCCGGCGCGCCGGTCATCGAGCTGCATACCGGCGCCTACGCCGAAGCGGAGGGCGAGGCCGCCCAGGCCGAACTCGAACGCATCCGCGTGGCGGTGGCCGAAGGGCTGCGCCATGGCTTGCGCGTCAATGCCGGCCATGGCCTGCACTACGGCAACGTCAAGCCGGTGGCGGCGCTGGACGGCATTTCCGAGCTCAATATCGGCCACGCCATCGTCGCGCAGGCGGTGTTCGACGGCTGGGAAAAGGCGGTGCGCGACATGAAGGCGCTGATGGTGCAGGCCCGCCTGGAAGCGCTGCGCGGCCGTTGA
- a CDS encoding efflux RND transporter periplasmic adaptor subunit, whose amino-acid sequence MRFSPKRVSGLAFSGGVLALLLAGCGEKPQMNPGMPQVSVITVQPQRTPIVSELPGRVDAVRDAQIRSRVTGIVQKITFEQGGDVKENQLLFKIDPAPYKAAYDQATAQLKQAQANLFSAKLLADRYAPLVKANAVSKQEYDNAVAAYRQAEATVAAAKATQDNASINLGYTDVVSPITGRIGKPLVTEGALVEATSATQMATVQQLDPIYVDFTQSTSDLAALRRAFASGKLQQVGKDAARATVVLEDGTEYDRPGKLLFTGITVDPSTGQVNLRAEIPNPDGILLPGMYVRVRLEQGVNDQALLVPQQALQRTADGSQSLMLVKDNKIEQLPVTTGGAVKTDWIITSGLKAGDVVVVEGFQKIRPGAPVQASPWNKAGGAPAAGGQPGQPGAKPADPGAKPAEPAQQAPQKS is encoded by the coding sequence ATGCGGTTTTCGCCTAAACGTGTCTCAGGTCTGGCTTTCTCCGGCGGCGTCCTCGCGCTGTTGTTGGCAGGGTGCGGTGAAAAGCCGCAGATGAACCCTGGCATGCCCCAGGTCAGCGTCATTACCGTGCAGCCGCAGCGCACGCCCATCGTCTCCGAACTGCCCGGGCGCGTCGACGCCGTGCGCGACGCCCAGATCCGCTCGCGGGTCACCGGCATCGTCCAGAAGATCACCTTCGAACAGGGCGGCGACGTCAAGGAAAACCAGCTGCTGTTCAAGATCGATCCGGCGCCCTACAAGGCCGCCTACGACCAGGCCACCGCGCAGCTCAAGCAGGCGCAGGCCAACCTGTTCAGCGCCAAGCTGCTGGCCGACCGTTACGCGCCGCTGGTCAAGGCCAACGCCGTCAGCAAGCAGGAATACGACAACGCCGTGGCGGCCTATCGCCAGGCCGAGGCCACCGTGGCCGCCGCCAAGGCGACCCAGGACAACGCCTCGATCAACCTGGGCTATACCGACGTCGTGTCGCCCATCACGGGCCGCATCGGCAAGCCGCTGGTGACCGAAGGCGCGCTGGTCGAGGCCACCTCCGCCACGCAGATGGCCACCGTGCAGCAGCTCGATCCCATCTACGTCGACTTCACCCAGTCCACCTCGGACCTGGCTGCGCTGCGCCGCGCGTTTGCCAGCGGCAAGCTGCAACAGGTCGGCAAGGACGCCGCCCGCGCCACCGTGGTGCTGGAGGACGGCACCGAATACGACCGTCCCGGCAAGCTGCTGTTCACCGGCATCACCGTCGATCCCAGCACCGGCCAGGTCAACCTGCGCGCCGAGATCCCCAACCCCGACGGCATCCTGCTGCCCGGCATGTACGTGCGCGTGCGGCTGGAGCAGGGCGTGAACGACCAGGCCCTGCTGGTGCCGCAGCAGGCGCTGCAGCGCACGGCCGACGGTTCGCAGAGCCTGATGCTGGTCAAGGACAACAAGATCGAACAGTTGCCCGTCACCACCGGCGGCGCCGTCAAGACCGACTGGATCATCACCAGCGGCCTGAAGGCCGGCGACGTGGTCGTGGTCGAGGGCTTCCAGAAGATCCGTCCCGGGGCGCCGGTGCAGGCCAGCCCCTGGAACAAGGCGGGCGGCGCGCCCGCCGCGGGCGGGCAGCCGGGGCAGCCCGGCGCCAAGCCCGCGGACCCCGGCGCCAAGCCGGCCGAGCCGGCGCAACAGGCCCCGCAGAAATCGTAA
- the acpS gene encoding holo-ACP synthase, producing MSQPESPLVVPAPAAIGGIGMDLLRIDRIERALARHGDRFAEKILGPEELAKFHARRARDPVRGVRFLATRFAAKEAFSKAVGLGMRMPMTWRRVQTLNAPGGRPVLVIAPELLEWYVQRFGAAHVSITDESDMAAAYVVVERKP from the coding sequence ATGTCCCAGCCCGAATCTCCGCTCGTCGTTCCCGCGCCGGCCGCCATCGGCGGCATCGGCATGGACCTGCTGCGCATCGACCGCATCGAGCGCGCCCTGGCGCGCCACGGCGACCGTTTCGCCGAGAAGATCCTGGGGCCCGAGGAACTGGCCAAATTCCACGCCCGCCGCGCCCGCGACCCGGTGCGCGGCGTGCGCTTCCTGGCGACGCGCTTTGCCGCCAAGGAAGCCTTTTCCAAGGCGGTGGGCCTGGGCATGCGCATGCCCATGACCTGGCGCCGGGTGCAGACCCTGAACGCGCCCGGCGGCCGGCCGGTGCTGGTGATCGCCCCCGAACTGCTGGAATGGTACGTGCAGCGCTTCGGCGCCGCGCACGTTTCCATTACCGATGAATCCGACATGGCCGCCGCCTACGTGGTGGTCGAACGCAAGCCCTGA
- a CDS encoding efflux transporter outer membrane subunit, producing MSALMFKQTALSAFVAVALAGCSLAPDYKRPDAPVSGNWPDQPKVQYGAYATPMTLGTQPASAVAPQAGTPAADLGWREFFRDPRLQRLIELALVNNRDLRVAVQRVEEARAQYGVQRGAQWPSIGAGIQGQRQRFPENMRQPGAGSVTSSYQAGIGLTTFEIDLFGRLRSLSEAAYQQYLSTEQAQKSTHITLIGAVAQSYFNLRAAQVQLELTQRTLASRQESYNLVKRRFDGGVASELDLNQSKSLLDTASADLAQLARAQAQAVNALVLLLGTPLPEDLPPPATFGRDQLLATVPAGLPSDLLERRPDILAAENNLKSANANIGAARAAFFPTISLTGLFGVASPSLDTLFKGGQGYWSFSPSITTPLFAGGSIREGLNLAKARDNIAVAQYEQTIQQAFREVSDALAGEATYGAQLDAQRALQDSSARTLELSNLRYTNGIDSYLQVQTAQVDFFNAQLALVQTGLAALINRVELYKALGGGWEETTKVQ from the coding sequence ATGAGCGCCCTGATGTTCAAACAGACCGCCTTGTCCGCCTTCGTGGCGGTGGCGTTGGCCGGCTGCTCGCTGGCGCCCGACTACAAACGTCCCGACGCGCCGGTCTCCGGCAACTGGCCCGACCAGCCCAAGGTGCAGTACGGCGCGTACGCCACGCCGATGACGCTGGGCACCCAGCCCGCGTCGGCGGTGGCGCCGCAGGCGGGCACGCCCGCGGCCGACCTGGGCTGGCGCGAGTTCTTCCGTGATCCGCGCCTGCAGCGCCTGATCGAGCTGGCGCTGGTCAACAATCGCGACCTGCGCGTGGCGGTGCAGCGCGTCGAAGAGGCGCGCGCCCAGTATGGCGTGCAGCGCGGCGCGCAATGGCCCAGCATCGGCGCCGGCATCCAGGGGCAGCGCCAGCGTTTCCCCGAGAACATGCGCCAGCCGGGCGCCGGTTCGGTCACCAGTTCGTACCAGGCCGGCATCGGCCTGACCACGTTTGAGATCGACCTGTTCGGCCGCCTGCGCAGCCTGTCGGAAGCGGCGTACCAGCAGTACCTGTCGACCGAGCAGGCGCAAAAGAGCACCCACATCACGCTGATCGGCGCGGTGGCGCAGTCGTACTTCAACCTGCGCGCGGCCCAGGTGCAGCTGGAACTGACCCAGCGCACGCTGGCCTCGCGCCAGGAGTCGTACAACCTGGTCAAGCGCCGCTTCGACGGTGGCGTCGCCTCCGAACTGGACCTGAACCAGTCCAAGTCGCTGCTGGATACGGCCTCGGCCGACCTGGCGCAGTTGGCCCGGGCCCAGGCCCAGGCCGTCAATGCGTTGGTGCTGTTGCTCGGCACGCCGTTGCCCGAGGACCTGCCGCCGCCCGCCACGTTCGGCCGCGACCAGCTGCTGGCGACGGTGCCGGCCGGGCTGCCGTCCGACCTGCTGGAGCGTCGTCCGGACATCCTGGCCGCCGAGAACAACCTGAAGTCGGCCAATGCCAACATCGGCGCGGCGCGCGCGGCGTTCTTCCCGACCATCTCGCTGACCGGCCTGTTCGGCGTGGCCAGCCCGTCGCTGGATACGCTGTTCAAGGGCGGGCAAGGGTACTGGAGCTTCTCGCCGTCGATCACCACGCCGCTGTTCGCCGGCGGCAGCATCCGCGAAGGCTTGAACCTGGCCAAGGCGCGCGACAACATCGCGGTGGCGCAGTACGAGCAGACCATCCAGCAGGCGTTCCGCGAGGTCTCGGACGCGCTGGCGGGCGAAGCCACCTACGGCGCCCAGTTGGACGCCCAGCGCGCGCTGCAGGATTCGTCGGCGCGCACCCTGGAGCTGTCGAACCTGCGCTATACCAATGGTATCGACAGCTACCTGCAGGTGCAGACCGCGCAAGTGGACTTTTTCAATGCCCAGCTGGCGCTGGTGCAAACCGGCCTGGCCGCGCTGATCAACCGTGTGGAACTCTACAAGGCACTGGGCGGCGGCTGGGAAGAAACAACGAAAGTGCAATGA
- a CDS encoding DUF4136 domain-containing protein, which yields MKALKMLASGSLVTILAACASSPAIKSDYDHQADFSRYRTFGYMSPLGTDKAGYSTLLTERLKDATRGQMEMRGYVYDAANPDLLVNFNGKLQQKTQVTEAPPPPMGPYYGYRSGFYGGWPGYGWGDTVYQYTEGTLNIDLVDARRKQMVWEGVAVGEVQNPDTATSSQNIDKAVAGIFAKYPFRAGVAAPQVPDKSKP from the coding sequence ATGAAAGCGCTGAAAATGCTGGCATCGGGTTCCCTGGTCACGATCCTGGCGGCTTGCGCCTCCAGTCCCGCCATCAAAAGCGATTACGACCACCAGGCGGATTTCTCGCGCTACCGGACCTTCGGCTACATGTCGCCGCTGGGCACCGACAAGGCCGGCTACAGCACGCTGCTGACCGAACGCCTCAAGGACGCCACGCGCGGCCAGATGGAAATGCGTGGCTATGTGTACGACGCCGCCAATCCCGACCTGCTGGTCAATTTCAATGGCAAGCTGCAGCAGAAGACCCAGGTGACCGAGGCGCCGCCGCCGCCCATGGGCCCTTATTACGGCTATCGCAGTGGCTTCTATGGCGGCTGGCCCGGCTACGGCTGGGGCGACACCGTCTACCAATACACCGAAGGCACTCTCAACATCGACCTGGTCGACGCGCGTCGCAAGCAGATGGTGTGGGAAGGCGTGGCCGTCGGGGAAGTCCAGAACCCGGACACGGCGACCTCGTCGCAGAACATCGACAAGGCCGTGGCCGGGATCTTCGCCAAATATCCGTTCCGTGCCGGCGTGGCCGCGCCGCAAGTGCCGGACAAGAGCAAGCCCTAG
- a CDS encoding winged helix-turn-helix domain-containing protein has translation MTASFSHSPLRVPPAASSPDAGREGSSNDAAAASDAFPVRLDGWWSLLYHGWTLLTPQGTRLDLTEVERACFQCLLRNPRKELLREELAVLREELMLPRQSTNLRALNVAICRLRRKVRQAGGRLPLHTVHGVGYVFLGNLQEVADL, from the coding sequence ATGACCGCATCTTTTTCCCATTCCCCTCTCCGCGTGCCGCCGGCCGCGTCGTCTCCCGACGCGGGGCGCGAGGGCTCCAGCAATGATGCGGCCGCGGCGTCCGACGCCTTTCCGGTCCGCCTGGATGGCTGGTGGAGCCTGCTCTACCATGGCTGGACCCTGCTGACCCCGCAAGGAACCCGGCTCGACCTGACCGAGGTCGAGCGCGCCTGCTTCCAGTGCCTGTTGCGCAATCCCCGCAAGGAACTGCTGCGCGAAGAACTCGCCGTCCTGCGCGAGGAACTGATGTTGCCGCGCCAAAGCACCAACCTGCGCGCCCTGAACGTGGCGATCTGCCGTCTGCGCCGCAAGGTGCGCCAGGCGGGCGGACGCCTGCCCCTGCATACGGTGCATGGCGTGGGCTACGTGTTCCTGGGCAATCTGCAAGAGGTTGCCGACCTCTGA
- a CDS encoding efflux RND transporter permease subunit, which translates to MPQFFIDRPIFAWVVALFILLAGILAIPNMPVSQYPDVAPPAITITATYPGASAKEVAESVTSIIEDKLNGAKGLIYYESVSDSYGTSTITATFAPGRDPDLAQVDVQNRVSNVIAQLPSAVQQQGLKYEQTSTGFLMIVTLSSTDGSLDQTALADYITRNIQNPVSRVSGVGQFQLFAAPRAMRIWVDPAKLVGFSLSMSEVNQAIAAQNVLVSGGSIGAPPNPDSQRITATVVANGQLSTVDGFGKIVLRANSDGSKVLLRDVARIEVGADNYQFGARLNGKPTAAFAIVLSPDANALATAQGVRQQMDELSKYFPGNITYAIPYDTAPYVKVSIEQVLHTLAEAMVLVFLVMYLFLQNVRYTLIPALVVPVAMLGSFAVMLGFGFSINVLTMFAMVLAIGILVDDAIVVVENVERIMATEGLPPKEATKKAMPQISGAIIGITLVLVTVFLPLAFMSGSVGVIYRQFSVAMAVSIFFSALLALTFTPALCATILKPVPKGHHNDKKGFFGWFNRKFDATTHGYQNWVSRILHKGGRMMLAFLVLVILLGWLYLRLPSSFLPEEDQGYVISNIELPTGASANRTVQVIEEVEAYFREIPAVENIITVQGYSFNGNGLNAAIAFTTLKDFKDRKGKGDSAGAIAFNAFQKQLMGIHDAQVFTLVPPAISSLGNATGFDLRLQDRGAAGTEALAAATGQLMGMAMKSPVLSQVRITGLSAGTQLTLDIDRDKAAALGVNFDEAASLISTAVGSAYLSKFPNLGRMQNIWVQADAPYRMQLSDVLQLNARNAQGGMVPLSSFVTAKWSQGPVQVVRYNSYESMRIGGSAAAGYTTGQAMEEMQKLVGQLPQGFGYEWTGLSYQERQAGNQAPILMGLSLLVVFLVLAALYESWAIPISVMLVVPLGMLGAVALVSALGMSNDVYFQVGMVTVIGLAAKNAILIVEFAKDQYARGMGLYEAAVEAARLRFRPILMTSLAFILGVVPLAMATGAGAASQRAVGLGVLGGMLAATPFAVIFVPTFFVVVLGLFKTKPRLLGAELRAFEEEQAAKKAAAGQTPPDASAQPNGGQEGKE; encoded by the coding sequence ATGCCGCAATTTTTTATTGATCGACCAATCTTCGCCTGGGTAGTCGCCCTGTTCATCCTGCTGGCGGGGATACTGGCCATCCCGAACATGCCGGTGTCGCAGTACCCCGACGTGGCGCCGCCGGCCATCACCATCACCGCGACCTATCCGGGCGCCTCGGCCAAGGAAGTGGCCGAATCGGTCACCAGTATCATCGAGGACAAGCTCAACGGCGCCAAGGGCCTGATCTACTACGAGTCGGTCAGCGATTCCTACGGCACCTCGACCATCACCGCCACCTTCGCGCCCGGCCGCGACCCTGACCTGGCGCAGGTGGACGTGCAGAACCGCGTGTCCAACGTGATCGCCCAGCTGCCGTCCGCGGTGCAGCAACAGGGCCTGAAGTACGAGCAGACCAGTACCGGCTTCCTGATGATCGTGACGCTGTCGTCCACCGACGGCTCGCTCGACCAGACCGCGCTGGCCGACTACATCACCCGCAACATCCAGAACCCGGTGTCGCGGGTGTCCGGCGTGGGCCAGTTCCAGCTGTTCGCGGCGCCGCGCGCCATGCGCATCTGGGTCGACCCGGCCAAGCTGGTCGGCTTCAGCCTGAGCATGTCCGAGGTCAACCAGGCCATCGCCGCGCAGAACGTGCTGGTGTCGGGCGGCAGCATCGGCGCGCCGCCCAATCCTGATTCGCAGCGCATCACGGCCACCGTGGTGGCCAACGGCCAACTCAGCACCGTCGATGGTTTCGGCAAGATCGTGCTGCGCGCCAACAGCGATGGTTCCAAGGTGCTGCTGCGCGACGTCGCCCGCATCGAGGTCGGCGCCGACAACTACCAGTTCGGCGCCCGCCTGAACGGCAAGCCCACGGCCGCCTTCGCCATCGTGCTGTCGCCCGACGCCAACGCGCTGGCCACCGCCCAGGGCGTGCGCCAGCAGATGGACGAGCTGTCCAAGTACTTCCCCGGCAACATCACCTACGCCATCCCCTACGACACCGCGCCCTACGTCAAGGTCTCGATCGAGCAGGTGCTGCACACCCTGGCCGAAGCCATGGTGCTGGTGTTCCTGGTGATGTACCTGTTCCTGCAGAACGTGCGCTACACCCTGATCCCGGCGCTGGTGGTGCCGGTGGCCATGCTGGGGTCGTTCGCCGTCATGCTGGGGTTTGGATTCTCGATCAACGTGCTGACCATGTTCGCCATGGTGCTGGCCATCGGCATCCTGGTGGACGACGCCATCGTGGTGGTCGAGAACGTCGAGCGGATCATGGCGACCGAAGGGTTGCCGCCCAAGGAAGCCACCAAGAAAGCCATGCCGCAGATCAGCGGCGCCATCATCGGCATCACGCTGGTGCTGGTGACGGTATTCCTGCCGCTGGCCTTCATGAGCGGGTCGGTGGGCGTGATCTACCGCCAGTTCTCGGTGGCCATGGCCGTGTCGATCTTCTTCTCGGCGCTGCTGGCGCTGACCTTCACGCCGGCGCTGTGCGCGACCATCCTGAAGCCGGTGCCCAAGGGGCACCACAACGACAAGAAGGGTTTCTTCGGTTGGTTCAACCGCAAGTTCGACGCCACCACGCACGGCTACCAGAACTGGGTCTCGCGCATCCTGCACAAGGGCGGCCGCATGATGCTGGCCTTCCTGGTGCTGGTGATCCTGCTGGGCTGGCTGTACCTGCGCCTGCCGTCGTCATTCCTGCCGGAAGAAGACCAGGGCTACGTCATCAGCAACATTGAGCTGCCCACGGGCGCCAGCGCCAATCGCACGGTGCAGGTGATCGAAGAGGTCGAGGCCTATTTCCGCGAGATTCCGGCAGTCGAGAACATCATCACGGTGCAGGGCTACAGCTTCAACGGCAACGGCCTGAACGCGGCCATCGCCTTCACCACGCTCAAGGACTTCAAGGATCGCAAGGGCAAGGGGGATTCGGCCGGCGCGATCGCGTTCAACGCCTTCCAGAAGCAGCTCATGGGCATCCACGACGCCCAGGTGTTCACGCTGGTGCCGCCCGCGATCTCGTCGCTGGGCAATGCCACCGGCTTCGACCTGCGCCTGCAGGATCGCGGCGCGGCCGGCACCGAGGCGCTGGCCGCGGCCACCGGCCAGCTGATGGGCATGGCCATGAAGAGCCCGGTGCTGTCGCAGGTGCGTATCACCGGCCTGTCGGCCGGCACGCAGCTGACGCTGGACATCGACCGCGACAAGGCAGCGGCGCTGGGGGTGAACTTCGACGAGGCCGCCTCGCTGATCTCCACCGCCGTCGGTTCGGCCTACCTGAGCAAGTTCCCCAACCTGGGCCGGATGCAGAACATCTGGGTGCAGGCGGATGCGCCGTACCGCATGCAGCTGTCGGACGTGCTGCAGCTGAACGCCCGCAACGCCCAGGGCGGCATGGTGCCGTTGTCGTCGTTCGTGACGGCCAAGTGGTCGCAGGGCCCGGTGCAGGTGGTGCGCTACAACAGCTACGAATCCATGCGCATCGGCGGCAGCGCCGCGGCCGGCTACACGACCGGCCAGGCCATGGAGGAAATGCAGAAGCTGGTGGGCCAGCTGCCGCAGGGCTTCGGCTACGAATGGACCGGGCTGTCCTACCAGGAGCGCCAGGCCGGCAACCAGGCCCCGATCCTGATGGGCCTGTCGCTGCTGGTGGTGTTCCTGGTGCTGGCCGCGCTGTATGAAAGCTGGGCCATCCCGATCTCCGTGATGCTGGTGGTGCCGCTGGGGATGCTGGGCGCGGTGGCGCTGGTCAGCGCGCTGGGCATGTCCAACGACGTGTACTTCCAGGTGGGCATGGTGACCGTGATCGGGCTGGCGGCCAAGAACGCCATCCTGATCGTGGAATTCGCCAAGGACCAGTACGCGCGCGGCATGGGCCTGTACGAGGCGGCGGTGGAAGCCGCGCGCCTGCGGTTCCGGCCGATCCTGATGACCTCGCTGGCGTTCATCCTGGGCGTGGTGCCGCTGGCCATGGCCACCGGCGCCGGCGCCGCCAGCCAGCGCGCGGTGGGCCTGGGCGTGCTGGGCGGCATGCTGGCCGCCACGCCGTTCGCGGTGATTTTCGTGCCGACCTTCTTCGTCGTGGTGCTGGGTCTGTTCAAGACCAAGCCGCGCCTGCTGGGCGCCGAGCTGCGCGCCTTCGAGGAAGAACAGGCGGCCAAGAAGGCGGCCGCGGGGCAGACCCCGCCGGACGCATCCGCACAACCCAACGGTGGCCAGGAGGGCAAGGAATGA
- the nagZ gene encoding beta-N-acetylhexosaminidase, with the protein MAKKKSRALPPGPVMVDVAGTVLTKEEKKRLRHPLVGGVILFARNFENRRQLTELTRQIHKARKERLLILVDHEGGRVQRFREDGFTPLPAMRDLGALWDRDPLTAMRLATEAGYVLAAELRACGVDMSFTPVLDLDYGVSKVIGNRAFHQDARVVTMLSRALIQGLALAGMSACGKHFPGHGFVGADSHHEIPVDPRPLERILKDDAAPYAWLGDAVLPSVMPAHVIYPKVDKHPAGFSKRWVQDILRTRLGYDGVVFSDDLTMEGASVAGDILARAQAALGAGCDMVLVCNRPDLADELLARLEFDHAPESVARIRRLMPRFDALDWDALQAESRYQNARRLQSQIVPG; encoded by the coding sequence ATGGCCAAGAAGAAATCCCGGGCGCTGCCGCCCGGTCCCGTGATGGTCGATGTGGCCGGCACCGTGCTGACCAAGGAAGAAAAGAAGCGCCTGCGCCACCCGCTGGTGGGCGGCGTGATCCTGTTCGCGCGCAATTTCGAGAACCGCCGCCAGCTGACCGAGCTGACCCGCCAGATCCACAAGGCGCGCAAGGAGCGCCTGCTGATCCTGGTGGACCACGAGGGCGGCCGGGTGCAGCGCTTCCGCGAAGACGGCTTCACGCCGCTGCCCGCGATGCGCGACCTGGGCGCGCTGTGGGACCGCGATCCGCTGACCGCGATGCGCCTGGCGACCGAGGCCGGCTACGTGCTGGCCGCCGAGCTGCGCGCCTGCGGCGTGGACATGAGCTTCACGCCGGTGCTGGACCTGGACTACGGCGTCAGCAAGGTGATCGGCAATCGCGCCTTCCACCAAGACGCGCGGGTGGTGACGATGCTGTCGCGCGCGCTGATCCAGGGCCTGGCGCTGGCCGGCATGTCGGCCTGCGGCAAGCATTTCCCGGGGCACGGTTTCGTCGGCGCGGATTCGCACCACGAGATCCCGGTCGATCCGCGCCCGCTGGAACGCATCCTGAAGGACGACGCCGCGCCCTACGCCTGGCTGGGCGACGCGGTGCTGCCGTCGGTGATGCCGGCGCACGTGATCTACCCCAAGGTCGACAAGCATCCGGCCGGATTCTCCAAGCGCTGGGTGCAGGACATCCTGCGCACCCGCCTGGGCTACGATGGGGTAGTGTTCTCCGATGACCTGACCATGGAAGGCGCGTCCGTCGCCGGCGACATCCTGGCGCGCGCCCAGGCCGCGCTGGGCGCCGGTTGCGACATGGTGCTGGTGTGCAACCGGCCCGACCTGGCCGACGAGCTGCTGGCGCGGCTCGAGTTCGACCATGCCCCCGAGTCCGTGGCCCGCATCCGCCGCTTGATGCCGCGTTTCGACGCGCTCGACTGGGACGCCCTGCAGGCCGAAAGCCGTTACCAGAATGCCCGACGACTTCAATCTCAAATCGTTCCTGGCTGA
- a CDS encoding DUF3734 domain-containing protein, with the protein MSTRRKAASPDTGATPPYETVALVLQGGGALGSYQAGVYQGLHEAGIRPNWISGISIGSINAAIIAGSPEDERVERLRGFWESICRPAGFASVPWGDTLAGMFEGIPFGFGSPAMNGQLSAFQALFSGQPGFFKPRFPPPYWVHGKGAASTSFYDTTPLAATLRQYIDFDLLNAGAVRASFGVVNVRSGNFAYFDSLRHTLGPEHIMASGALPPGFPSVEIDGEHYWDGGVVSNTPLAQVLTSDTMRDTLAFQVDLWPARGALPTTLEEVAERQKDIQYSSRTRMVTDQLRRVLKLRHGLQQLLERLPERERDAPDLAEIRRLAKTPATNIINLIYESKHRERYSKDYEFGTEAMREHWESGLADIRQTLARPGILARPTQDSCFVTHDIHRNGTYTS; encoded by the coding sequence ATGAGTACTCGCCGCAAGGCCGCATCCCCAGACACCGGCGCGACGCCGCCCTATGAAACCGTGGCCCTGGTGCTGCAGGGCGGGGGCGCCCTGGGGTCCTACCAGGCCGGCGTGTACCAGGGGCTGCACGAGGCAGGCATCCGGCCGAACTGGATTTCCGGGATTTCGATCGGATCGATCAATGCGGCGATCATCGCCGGCTCGCCCGAAGACGAGCGGGTGGAGCGCCTGCGCGGGTTCTGGGAAAGCATCTGCCGGCCGGCGGGGTTCGCCTCGGTGCCCTGGGGCGATACGCTGGCCGGCATGTTCGAGGGCATCCCGTTCGGTTTCGGCTCGCCCGCCATGAATGGCCAGCTGTCGGCCTTCCAGGCCCTGTTCTCGGGCCAGCCGGGGTTCTTCAAGCCGCGCTTTCCGCCGCCGTACTGGGTGCATGGCAAGGGCGCGGCGTCGACCAGCTTCTACGACACCACGCCGCTGGCCGCGACCCTGCGCCAGTACATCGATTTCGACCTGCTCAACGCCGGCGCGGTGCGCGCCAGTTTCGGCGTGGTGAACGTGCGCAGCGGCAATTTCGCCTATTTCGACAGCCTCCGGCATACCCTCGGGCCCGAGCACATCATGGCCTCGGGCGCCCTGCCGCCGGGCTTTCCCTCCGTGGAGATCGACGGCGAGCACTACTGGGACGGAGGCGTGGTGTCCAACACGCCGCTGGCCCAGGTGCTGACCAGCGACACCATGCGCGACACGCTGGCGTTCCAGGTGGATCTGTGGCCCGCCCGCGGCGCGTTGCCGACCACGCTCGAGGAAGTGGCCGAGCGCCAGAAGGACATCCAGTACTCCAGCCGGACCCGCATGGTCACCGACCAGTTGCGGCGCGTGCTGAAGCTGCGCCATGGCCTGCAGCAGCTGCTCGAGCGCCTGCCCGAGCGCGAGCGCGACGCGCCGGACCTGGCGGAAATCCGGCGGCTGGCCAAGACGCCGGCCACCAACATCATCAACCTGATCTACGAATCCAAGCACCGCGAGCGCTATTCCAAGGATTATGAGTTCGGCACGGAGGCCATGCGCGAGCACTGGGAGTCCGGCCTGGCCGATATCCGCCAGACGCTGGCGCGGCCGGGCATCCTGGCGCGTCCCACCCAGGACAGCTGTTTCGTCACGCACGATATCCATCGAAACGGCACGTACACCTCTTGA